CGGTGTTAACGGCCGCGTCGATCTGCAGGAAATCGCCGTAGTTTGAACCACCAATATTGCGGCCCGACCCGGAGATGACGCCGACAGTAACGGTGCCGCCCAGACCGAAGGGATTACCCACGGCGACGACCCAGTCACCAACGCGGCTCGACTCGGATTCAAACTTCACAAATGGCAGGTCGGTGCCTTCGATCTTGAGCACGGCCAGATCGGTGCGCTCATCGGTACCGACAATGGTGGCTTCCTGTTCGACGCCGTCGTCAAACACCACGGTGACCTTGGTAGCGTTTTCGACAACGTGATTATTGGTGACGACATAGCCGTCAGCGGAAATCACGAAGCCAGAACCGGCTGCCATGAACTGGCGTGGCCGTGGTGCCTCGCCGCTATTGTCATTGCCGCCGCGCGGATTCTGCTGACCGAACTGGTCAAAGAAATCGCGGAAGGGGTGGCCTTCTGGCAGATCGGGGAAATTGAAGTCGAACTGGCCGCCGCCACGCTGCACATTGCGCGGGCTTTCCTGGGCTTCGACAAGAATGGAAACCACGGCTGGTTTGACGGCCTCGACGAGGTCGGCGAAGCCAGCATGGGGCTGAACGGCCTGGGGAACGACAATCTGGGCGGCGTTCTGCACCTGGGCATTGGCGGTCTGGCCGGTGATGACATAGGCGGTCGAAACACCGCCGATACCGATCATCAGCGCCAAGGCGGAAGCCCCGAGCCACTGACTGGTACGCTTCATGATAGATGGACGCATCGCGAATTCTTCTCCTTCGGGCAAGCCCTCAACAGCTTACGGTGTAGGTATGGAACACCCGAGCTTTCGGAGAGGTTGCGCCAACATTAAGGTTTGGCAATGTTGGCGGCGAGAATGCGGCGAAGACTTAGTCGCTGGTGTGGCGCTCAAGCGCGTCGAGCGCGGCGCGTTCTTCGGCGCTCAGCTCGGTTTGGGGCACGGGCGCGGGGCGGCGGCCAACAATCACCAACACAATCAGACCAACGCCCAGCAGCAGCGGCGCGGCGATCCAGAGCAGAAGCGTGTGCTCGTTCAGGCGCGGATTGAGCAGAACATATTCGCCGTAGCGGTCGACCAGATATTGCCGCACCGCTTCATCGCTATCGCCGGCGACAAGGCGTTCGCGCACCAGCACGCGCAGATCCTTGGCCAGATCGGCATCGCTGTCATCAATGGACTGGTTCTGGCAGACAAGGCATCGCAGGCCAGCGGAGATATCGCGGGCCCGCTGCTCGAGCACCGGGTCATCAAGCAGCTCGTCCGGGCTGACAGCGAGCGCGGCACCGCTCAGCAGCAGGGCCAGGCTCAGGGCCAGTGCGCGCAGCCAGATCATTCTGCGGGCTCCAGAGCGGGCGCAGCAGCCCGGCGCGGTGCGCCAATGCGGACACGCCGGTCACTGAGCGAAATGATGCCCGCCAGTGCCATCAGCAGCGTGCCGATCCAGATCAGCG
The DNA window shown above is from Devosia litorisediminis and carries:
- a CDS encoding cytochrome c-type biogenesis protein, with amino-acid sequence MIWLRALALSLALLLSGAALAVSPDELLDDPVLEQRARDISAGLRCLVCQNQSIDDSDADLAKDLRVLVRERLVAGDSDEAVRQYLVDRYGEYVLLNPRLNEHTLLLWIAAPLLLGVGLIVLVIVGRRPAPVPQTELSAEERAALDALERHTSD